One Methanocaldococcus infernus ME DNA segment encodes these proteins:
- a CDS encoding PFL family protein, producing the protein MFRPEEIVETIKMIKMENLDIRTVTLGINLKDCVSDDLERLKENIYNKIYSSAKNLVDVAEEVSEKYGVPIVNKRIAVTPISLIIGGALRGLEEDEKIKACVEIGKILDKVAKDVKVDFIGGYSALVHKDSTKEDEALINSIPYMMEKTERVCSSVNVASTKTGINMDAVKRMGEIIKETAERTEKAIGCAKLVVFANAPEDNPFMAGAFHGVGEGDKAINVGISGPGVVRSVIEKLGDADLGTLADQIKKTAFKITRVGELIGREVSKKLGVKFGIVDLSLAPTPAKGDSVANILEAMGLERCGTHGSTAALALLNDAVKKGGAMASSYVGGLSGAFIPVSEDSGMVEAVRAGALSLDKLEAMTSVCSVGIDMVAIPGDTPATTISAIIADEMAIGVINNKTTAVRIIPIPGAKEGDEVDYGGLLGKAVVMKVNKYSSEKFIKRGGRIPAPIQGLTN; encoded by the coding sequence ATGTTTAGGCCAGAGGAGATAGTTGAGACTATAAAAATGATTAAAATGGAAAACTTAGACATAAGAACAGTAACCTTAGGGATAAATCTTAAGGACTGTGTCTCAGATGATTTAGAGAGGTTGAAAGAAAATATATACAATAAAATTTACTCCTCTGCTAAGAACCTTGTTGATGTTGCTGAAGAAGTTTCTGAGAAGTATGGGGTTCCAATAGTTAATAAAAGGATAGCTGTAACCCCAATCTCTTTAATCATTGGTGGAGCTTTGAGAGGTTTAGAGGAAGATGAGAAAATAAAGGCCTGTGTTGAAATAGGGAAAATTTTAGATAAAGTGGCTAAGGATGTCAAGGTTGACTTTATTGGTGGCTACTCAGCCTTAGTTCATAAGGATTCTACTAAAGAAGATGAAGCCCTAATTAACTCTATCCCTTATATGATGGAGAAGACAGAGAGGGTTTGCTCTTCTGTTAATGTAGCCTCTACAAAGACTGGCATAAATATGGATGCTGTTAAGAGGATGGGAGAGATTATTAAAGAAACTGCTGAGAGGACAGAGAAAGCTATAGGATGTGCTAAACTTGTTGTCTTTGCAAATGCTCCTGAAGACAATCCCTTCATGGCTGGAGCCTTTCATGGGGTTGGAGAGGGGGATAAAGCTATAAATGTTGGAATCTCTGGGCCAGGGGTTGTTAGATCAGTTATAGAGAAGTTAGGAGATGCTGACTTAGGAACCTTAGCTGATCAGATAAAGAAGACAGCTTTTAAGATAACAAGGGTTGGAGAGCTTATAGGTAGAGAAGTGTCTAAAAAACTTGGAGTTAAGTTTGGGATAGTTGATTTATCCCTTGCTCCAACTCCTGCTAAGGGAGATAGTGTAGCCAACATCTTAGAAGCTATGGGTTTGGAGAGATGTGGAACACATGGCTCTACTGCAGCCTTAGCCTTGTTAAATGATGCTGTTAAAAAAGGAGGGGCTATGGCCTCTTCCTATGTTGGAGGGTTGAGTGGAGCCTTCATTCCTGTGAGTGAAGATAGTGGAATGGTTGAAGCTGTAAGAGCCGGAGCTTTAAGCTTAGACAAGTTAGAGGCTATGACTTCTGTCTGTTCTGTTGGTATTGATATGGTAGCCATTCCAGGAGATACTCCAGCTACTACAATATCAGCAATCATAGCTGATGAGATGGCTATAGGAGTTATAAATAACAAGACTACAGCAGTTAGAATTATCCCAATCCCTGGAGCTAAGGAAGGGGATGAAGTAGATTATG
- the hpt gene encoding hypoxanthine/guanine phosphoribosyltransferase, whose translation MKLEESLKKCPVIKRGEYNYFVHPITDGIPLVEPSLLREVACRILKIVDFSEVDKIVTAEAMGIHLATTLSLYTDIPFVIIRKRSYGLEGEIPVFQKTGYSKGQLYVNGIKEGDKVVIVDDVISTGGTMIAIIEALKRAGAEIKDIVCVIERGKGREIVEKKTGYKIKTLVKIDVVDGKVVIK comes from the coding sequence GAATATAACTATTTTGTCCATCCTATAACTGATGGAATTCCTTTAGTTGAGCCCTCTCTTTTAAGGGAAGTAGCTTGTAGAATACTAAAAATTGTTGATTTTAGTGAGGTTGACAAGATAGTTACAGCCGAAGCTATGGGAATTCATTTAGCTACAACCCTCTCCTTATACACAGATATCCCTTTTGTTATTATTAGAAAGAGAAGCTATGGCTTAGAGGGAGAGATTCCAGTTTTTCAAAAAACTGGGTACAGTAAGGGACAGCTTTATGTGAATGGGATTAAAGAAGGGGACAAAGTGGTTATAGTTGATGATGTCATCTCAACAGGAGGAACAATGATAGCTATTATTGAAGCTTTAAAGAGGGCTGGAGCTGAAATTAAGGATATTGTTTGTGTCATTGAGAGAGGGAAGGGAAGGGAGATAGTTGAGAAAAAAACAGGCTATAAGATAAAGACATTGGTTAAAATAGATGTTGTTGATGGAAAAGTTGTGATAAAGTGA